One Legionella hackeliae DNA segment encodes these proteins:
- a CDS encoding amino acid adenylation domain-containing protein has product MENSEQLNEFLETEVKHDAKTLHGLFEEQAKHTPQQLAVIFGEQTISYEQLNQKANQLAHYLQQMAVKPDTQVAVCMERSIDLLIVILGILKAGGAYIPLDSSHPEERLLLILKEGGTQFLITIDKFKKRFSRYQGDVVLMDKEDEIKKQSTKNPRSNVNARNLAYIIYTSGSTGTPKGVVVEHRGVVDYSLWFAEYCDCQPGERIDFSSNHAFDFALTTSIIPLMLGLTLVICADKIKKDPRQYLKYLNTHEVNFIKLTPSYFRVLIYEVKNKHIDLPYLKKIMLAGESLFSSDCSAWLALYPDHILYNEYGPTETSVAVCLYKIDRKNIHRLGANVPIGHVAPHIQSYILDENRMPVGEGETGELYLGGSCLARGYLNNPDLTRQYFIQHPFNPDIDAKLYKTGDLCRRLIQGEIECLGRIDHQLKIRGFRVEPGEIEICLIGHSAIKEAVVLAANEEQKETRLVAYYILNDSKVELDSTELRQHLLRHLPDYMVPSSFVRMDSFPLNANEKLDRAALPIPQFTASQYYIAPKTHLEKNLAQIWSEELEIKPIGLKDDFFELGGHSLAAARIISTVNHKLGKDVKLYDFYSQPTIAHLASLIKKAKKKGKRRVINKAFLNATQFPLSNFQLLLWLADTFEPKAKRLNIFARKRFEGRLNIDKLNRAFEAVFKKHDVFSYSVSKLQPLQCLQKKIGFQVIEKNLESFSEKNSEQILESSIQELIEYNSWPKNKYPIVVRLFYLKNNLTELQLCLPHMISDDLSPEILLSDLSSFYNSAIKGHKTVKKDIAFRNYLLEEQTYMQQHINRDLKFWDDYLKDAALFAFPTEQVVHSPQNYQFSYSTYREIPEETLNSFHVFCKHQHTSVFDGLCAALMMALLNISKNNQDIPEAVYVNRVKSTRDNPDYDSTFGGFLRLEPIKLRINKSSNLTSLLQQVHESVITTHPYQQCSDLIKLANISTFRQKPPFIKNYVIKGVVWLYTTIFRSVKLDRRILNLCGRLGADKKNNFLVNMNVQHSFLGNSHKRNNSNIFGFETRKIRDYHYDLLKINNLLDVCFLRMVGSNAPHLIISANLQPAFRALIANEVIRVMRECCSTQ; this is encoded by the coding sequence ATGGAAAACTCAGAACAATTAAATGAATTTCTGGAAACAGAAGTTAAACACGATGCAAAAACACTTCATGGATTATTCGAAGAGCAAGCCAAACATACCCCGCAGCAACTTGCCGTTATTTTTGGTGAACAAACCATAAGCTATGAGCAATTAAATCAAAAAGCGAATCAGCTGGCTCATTATTTACAACAGATGGCGGTAAAGCCAGACACACAAGTGGCAGTGTGTATGGAGCGCTCAATTGACCTTTTAATTGTGATACTTGGTATTTTGAAAGCGGGTGGAGCTTATATTCCCTTAGATTCCTCACATCCTGAAGAACGGCTACTACTTATTTTAAAAGAGGGCGGAACGCAATTTTTAATCACAATTGATAAATTTAAGAAGAGATTTTCTCGCTATCAAGGCGATGTTGTTTTGATGGACAAAGAAGATGAAATCAAAAAACAATCAACAAAAAATCCGCGCTCAAATGTAAACGCAAGAAATTTAGCGTACATTATTTATACTTCAGGCTCCACAGGCACACCCAAAGGTGTGGTTGTCGAACATCGAGGTGTAGTTGATTACTCGTTATGGTTTGCTGAGTATTGTGATTGTCAGCCGGGTGAACGTATAGATTTCTCTTCCAATCATGCTTTTGATTTCGCCTTAACGACGTCAATTATTCCCCTGATGTTGGGATTAACATTAGTAATTTGTGCAGACAAAATTAAAAAAGACCCTAGACAATATTTAAAATATCTAAACACTCATGAGGTTAATTTTATTAAACTAACACCCAGTTATTTTAGAGTGTTGATCTATGAGGTCAAAAACAAGCATATTGACTTGCCTTATTTGAAGAAAATTATGTTGGCAGGAGAGAGTTTATTTTCCAGTGATTGTTCAGCTTGGCTAGCTCTTTATCCTGATCATATTTTATATAATGAATATGGCCCCACCGAGACAAGTGTGGCGGTGTGCTTATATAAAATTGACCGAAAAAATATTCATAGATTAGGTGCCAACGTTCCAATTGGTCATGTCGCGCCACATATTCAATCCTACATTCTTGATGAAAATCGAATGCCAGTTGGTGAAGGTGAAACAGGGGAGTTATATCTTGGTGGAAGCTGCCTGGCGAGAGGCTACTTAAATAATCCTGATTTAACCCGACAATATTTTATTCAACATCCTTTCAATCCAGATATTGATGCAAAGCTCTATAAAACAGGCGACTTGTGCCGCAGGTTAATACAGGGAGAAATTGAATGCTTAGGACGGATTGATCATCAGTTAAAAATACGTGGTTTTCGTGTTGAGCCTGGTGAAATCGAAATTTGTTTAATTGGACATTCGGCTATAAAAGAAGCTGTTGTGCTTGCTGCCAACGAAGAACAAAAAGAAACACGTTTAGTTGCTTACTATATTTTAAATGATAGTAAGGTTGAATTAGACAGTACGGAGTTACGTCAGCATTTGCTACGTCATTTGCCCGATTACATGGTGCCATCAAGTTTTGTCAGAATGGATTCATTTCCATTAAATGCCAATGAGAAGTTAGACAGAGCAGCATTGCCTATTCCTCAATTTACAGCGAGCCAATATTACATCGCGCCCAAGACCCACTTAGAAAAAAATCTTGCACAAATTTGGTCGGAAGAACTAGAGATAAAACCAATAGGCTTAAAAGATGATTTTTTTGAGTTAGGAGGACACTCTTTAGCGGCGGCAAGAATCATTTCAACCGTAAACCATAAATTGGGCAAAGACGTGAAGCTCTATGATTTTTATTCACAACCGACGATTGCCCATTTAGCGTCTTTAATAAAAAAAGCAAAGAAGAAAGGAAAAAGACGCGTTATCAATAAAGCCTTTTTAAATGCAACCCAATTTCCTTTGAGTAACTTTCAACTATTACTATGGTTGGCCGATACATTTGAGCCTAAAGCAAAACGTTTAAACATTTTTGCCAGAAAGCGTTTTGAAGGACGTCTTAACATCGATAAATTAAATAGGGCTTTCGAAGCGGTCTTTAAAAAACATGATGTCTTTTCTTATAGCGTCTCCAAGCTGCAACCCTTACAATGTCTACAGAAAAAAATTGGCTTTCAAGTGATTGAAAAAAACCTTGAGTCATTTTCTGAGAAAAATAGTGAGCAAATTTTAGAGAGTTCTATTCAGGAATTAATTGAATATAATTCATGGCCAAAAAATAAATACCCAATAGTTGTTCGCTTATTTTATTTAAAAAATAACCTTACAGAACTACAACTTTGTTTGCCTCATATGATCTCGGATGATCTGTCTCCGGAAATTTTATTGTCGGATTTATCGTCTTTTTATAATTCAGCAATAAAAGGGCATAAAACTGTAAAAAAAGATATAGCATTCAGAAATTACCTCCTGGAAGAACAAACTTACATGCAGCAACATATAAATCGAGATTTAAAGTTTTGGGATGATTATCTTAAAGACGCTGCCTTATTTGCCTTTCCAACAGAACAAGTGGTACATAGTCCACAAAATTATCAATTTTCCTATTCTACATACAGGGAGATACCTGAAGAAACTTTGAATAGTTTTCATGTATTTTGTAAGCATCAACACACCAGTGTTTTTGATGGTTTGTGTGCTGCATTGATGATGGCTCTGTTGAATATCAGCAAAAATAATCAAGATATTCCTGAGGCAGTGTATGTGAATCGCGTAAAATCCACTCGAGATAATCCAGATTATGACAGTACTTTTGGTGGTTTTTTAAGGCTTGAGCCTATTAAACTGCGCATCAATAAGAGTTCTAATTTGACATCCCTTTTACAACAGGTGCATGAGTCAGTGATTACTACTCATCCTTACCAACAGTGTTCTGATTTAATCAAACTTGCGAACATTAGTACATTTCGACAAAAACCTCCTTTCATAAAAAATTATGTGATCAAAGGGGTCGTTTGGCTTTATACTACAATTTTCCGCTCGGTTAAATTAGATCGTCGCATTCTTAATTTATGTGGACGACTTGGTGCCGATAAGAAAAATAATTTTCTGGTGAACATGAATGTGCAGCACAGTTTTCTAGGCAATTCTCACAAGCGAAACAACAGCAATATATTTGGTTTTGAAACCCGAAAGATTAGAGATTATCACTACGATTTGCTGAAAATAAACAACTTGTTAGATGTTTGCTTTTTGCGAATGGTGGGTTCAAATGCACCACATTTAATTATCTCTGCTAATTTGCAACCTGCATTTAGAGCATTAATTGCGAATGAGGTTATACGGGTGATGCGAGAATGCTGCTCTACGCAATAA
- a CDS encoding outer membrane beta-barrel protein → MITKKLVLWGLLFFVSVSSFAHSNEKTNRRQHFYVGAMGGYGATTWEGLVPTEENQNLALSMSTPIKVREGGGVWGAFTGYEFNPFFAIELSYLDYPDATVSFDSMSLFSFLNDNRLSFKTKTETVDLKAKIMLVIPNTKIRAYSSVGVAGVHRDDMLVDDWRVSPAFGAGINYQLTEHWMGELGGNYTAGYGEAQLTPSDSYFPFLYSVVLRLAYFF, encoded by the coding sequence GTGATTACAAAAAAATTAGTTTTATGGGGCTTGCTGTTCTTTGTATCGGTAAGTAGTTTTGCTCACTCCAATGAAAAAACTAATCGCAGACAGCATTTCTATGTTGGTGCTATGGGTGGATATGGCGCAACCACATGGGAAGGTCTGGTACCAACGGAAGAAAACCAAAATTTAGCCTTGAGCATGTCAACACCTATCAAAGTTAGAGAGGGTGGTGGTGTATGGGGTGCCTTCACAGGATATGAATTTAATCCTTTTTTTGCCATTGAGTTAAGTTATCTGGATTATCCTGATGCAACAGTCTCCTTTGATTCAATGAGTCTTTTTAGTTTTCTAAATGATAATAGACTGTCATTTAAAACAAAGACTGAAACTGTCGATTTAAAAGCAAAGATTATGCTTGTTATTCCTAACACAAAGATTAGAGCATACTCAAGTGTAGGTGTCGCAGGTGTCCATCGCGATGATATGTTGGTGGATGACTGGCGTGTAAGCCCTGCATTTGGTGCAGGAATTAATTATCAATTAACTGAGCACTGGATGGGGGAGTTAGGAGGCAATTACACCGCAGGGTATGGTGAAGCTCAATTAACCCCTTCAGACAGTTATTTTCCTTTTCTCTACTCGGTTGTTTTACGTCTGGCGTATTTTTTCTGA
- a CDS encoding DUF1328 domain-containing protein, with translation MFVWALIFLVICIISGLFSFKANPSTSTYIAKLIFYLSLMLFLGFLFSSIINLAPPRVRTGSLPI, from the coding sequence ATGTTTGTATGGGCTCTTATTTTTTTAGTCATTTGCATTATCTCAGGACTATTTAGTTTTAAAGCAAATCCATCCACATCTACCTACATAGCAAAGCTTATCTTTTATCTTTCATTAATGCTTTTTTTGGGATTTTTATTTAGTTCAATTATTAATTTGGCCCCGCCTCGAGTTCGTACTGGTTCACTGCCTATTTAG
- a CDS encoding outer membrane protein: MYPPQKRRDVLFVTRSYLTFIFIAGNAMAGTVGPNSKPHYIRPLVTISAGVVAAKTGKTQTLTMDGDFTEYRYQAGNSYSDKILGGVFIGEEVSLCPKWLLQLGLGLYIPGDFSSKGNLTEGIDEISSDTFSYNYKIRSRQLLVEGKLLSTMNKSFHPYVLLGLGAAFSEAYDYNPAVPPFLTFTPQFTDHQNVSFSYSVGAGLDVDLRKNWRLGLGYRFADLGRADLGYGVIDVIPFANTLKQSHLYAHQVMLQLTYLVI, translated from the coding sequence ATGTACCCGCCACAAAAAAGAAGAGATGTTCTATTCGTTACACGGTCTTACCTCACTTTCATATTTATTGCTGGAAATGCCATGGCTGGAACTGTTGGTCCAAACAGTAAGCCCCACTATATTCGTCCACTTGTCACCATTTCAGCCGGAGTTGTTGCGGCCAAAACAGGTAAAACACAAACTCTAACAATGGATGGGGATTTTACTGAATATCGCTATCAAGCGGGCAACTCATACTCAGATAAAATATTAGGTGGCGTTTTTATTGGCGAAGAAGTATCTCTATGCCCCAAATGGCTTTTGCAACTGGGGTTAGGACTTTATATTCCTGGTGATTTTTCTTCTAAGGGGAACTTAACTGAAGGCATTGATGAAATTTCATCCGATACATTTAGTTATAATTACAAAATAAGAAGCCGTCAACTCTTGGTTGAAGGAAAGTTGCTTTCAACGATGAATAAGAGTTTTCATCCCTATGTGCTTTTAGGTTTGGGGGCTGCGTTTAGTGAAGCCTATGATTACAACCCAGCAGTTCCTCCTTTTCTAACGTTTACACCTCAATTTACAGATCATCAAAATGTCAGCTTCAGTTATAGCGTTGGTGCAGGACTTGATGTTGATCTACGAAAAAATTGGCGTTTGGGACTAGGCTATCGTTTTGCAGATTTAGGACGAGCAGATTTAGGCTATGGAGTCATTGACGTTATTCCCTTCGCAAATACATTAAAACAATCTCATCTTTATGCGCATCAAGTGATGTTGCAATTGACTTATCTTGTTATTTAG
- a CDS encoding Vgb family protein, which produces MIKNNWLLSLLLLLASVAISQMSYAVPYTIVPKAGTTLPTKIVRGETVRAFYTVTNITRRVLPGGFVKYLPPLVHQVKSGGTYPDTCLSSFTLNPGQSCTLELIISGRVNASDPDPHNHLFVCSPNVPACAGTNLPLNVTAVNADLSGIVQSGGTATTFPIDGADVIVYGVRLTHAAVVGTAKTNSAGQFFMALSASGPPYTIYYAVARKNNHIVLASILGERIPSRIVINELTTVAAAYSMAQFFNDGQIFGRPLGLRIAAGMNNNLVSPTTGTLSSVIRSSPNADQTNAMRSINSLSNLIAPCVQNHPGACAALFAATRAEGRLPPNTLEALLSIAHNPANNVAAIFLLTNKLKLYQPYLLPRQHPDAWTLAVKFNNSGSSSCPFAGPAKTAFDARGYGWITNNVIQGTPFSTNCIIALKPNGQPADGIGNTPTSPIFGGGLLGTAFGITIDNNNSVWVGNFGWGNCAGCLPVAGSVSQFSSTGIPISGPNGYTTFIYRAQGTINDQNNNIWIASYGNDRVVVFPNGDPNSAFYYQEPANSGPFDIAIDRDGAAWVSNSTSATVSKYVISGNQIVLQFSVAVGASLKGITVDSLGNAWVASTLDSTVYRISANGNLVRAFRGGGISDPWGVTVDGDDNVWVANFGPEGQRANFAISNLCGSRPTQCPRGLRTGDPITPSTGYTLPTGGQQVLLYDGTPLYGVNGPPSFNPLMRLTHAIADQAGNVWCANNWKPNALNDFTTNPGGDGMVIFVGLAAPLISR; this is translated from the coding sequence ATGATAAAGAATAATTGGTTATTATCGCTATTGTTGTTACTCGCTTCAGTTGCCATTAGTCAAATGAGCTATGCAGTTCCATACACTATTGTGCCCAAAGCGGGTACAACATTGCCGACAAAAATTGTTCGTGGCGAGACGGTAAGAGCATTTTATACTGTGACTAATATCACGAGAAGAGTATTGCCCGGTGGTTTTGTAAAATACTTGCCTCCTCTTGTTCACCAAGTTAAGTCAGGAGGGACCTATCCTGATACTTGTCTCTCAAGTTTTACGTTGAATCCAGGACAAAGTTGCACACTTGAACTCATTATTTCTGGTCGAGTGAATGCCTCTGATCCAGACCCCCATAACCACCTTTTTGTGTGTAGTCCTAATGTTCCTGCCTGTGCAGGTACTAATTTACCTCTTAATGTAACTGCCGTTAATGCAGACTTAAGCGGGATTGTGCAATCAGGCGGTACTGCGACTACTTTCCCCATTGATGGGGCAGATGTGATAGTTTATGGGGTTAGATTAACACATGCGGCAGTTGTTGGAACTGCAAAAACGAACAGTGCTGGGCAGTTTTTTATGGCGCTTTCTGCAAGTGGTCCACCCTATACAATTTACTATGCAGTTGCTCGTAAAAATAATCATATTGTTCTGGCGAGTATCTTGGGTGAAAGAATTCCCTCACGCATTGTTATCAATGAGCTGACCACAGTTGCAGCAGCCTATTCCATGGCCCAGTTTTTTAATGATGGTCAAATTTTTGGTAGACCCTTAGGTTTAAGAATTGCAGCTGGCATGAACAATAATCTGGTTTCGCCGACAACAGGGACTTTATCATCAGTAATTAGGTCATCACCTAATGCTGATCAAACCAACGCAATGCGTTCAATTAACTCTCTATCCAACCTAATTGCACCTTGTGTACAAAATCATCCTGGAGCATGCGCAGCTTTATTCGCAGCAACACGTGCTGAGGGCAGATTGCCACCCAATACGCTGGAAGCGTTGCTAAGTATCGCTCATAATCCAGCAAACAATGTTGCAGCCATTTTTTTGCTTACCAATAAATTAAAGTTATATCAACCGTATTTGCTACCCAGACAGCATCCTGATGCCTGGACGTTGGCGGTTAAGTTTAATAATTCAGGGAGTTCGAGTTGCCCATTTGCAGGACCTGCAAAGACAGCATTTGATGCGAGAGGTTATGGCTGGATAACCAATAATGTTATTCAAGGCACTCCTTTTTCAACAAATTGTATTATTGCTTTAAAGCCTAATGGACAACCCGCAGATGGCATTGGCAATACTCCAACATCGCCTATCTTTGGTGGAGGCCTTTTAGGAACAGCGTTTGGAATTACGATTGATAATAACAACTCAGTATGGGTTGGTAATTTTGGCTGGGGAAATTGTGCGGGTTGCCTGCCAGTTGCAGGCAGTGTTTCTCAATTTTCCTCAACAGGAATTCCTATTTCAGGACCAAATGGTTATACCACTTTTATATATAGAGCTCAAGGTACCATCAACGATCAAAACAACAATATATGGATTGCGAGCTATGGGAATGACAGAGTGGTGGTATTTCCAAATGGCGATCCTAATTCTGCATTTTATTATCAGGAGCCAGCAAACAGCGGCCCCTTTGATATCGCTATCGACAGAGACGGGGCAGCCTGGGTTTCTAATTCGACCTCTGCGACGGTGAGTAAATACGTTATTTCCGGTAATCAAATTGTTTTGCAATTTAGTGTCGCTGTAGGTGCATCGCTAAAAGGAATTACAGTAGATTCCTTAGGAAATGCATGGGTTGCTTCCACATTGGATTCGACAGTTTACAGAATTAGTGCTAATGGAAATTTAGTACGTGCTTTTCGAGGCGGCGGCATTTCTGACCCTTGGGGGGTTACTGTCGATGGTGACGATAACGTTTGGGTAGCAAATTTTGGTCCGGAGGGGCAACGGGCCAATTTTGCAATTTCAAACCTTTGTGGAAGCCGACCCACTCAATGTCCACGAGGGTTAAGAACTGGAGATCCAATTACACCTTCAACTGGTTATACACTGCCTACAGGAGGTCAACAAGTACTGCTTTACGATGGTACTCCACTTTATGGTGTAAATGGTCCACCTAGCTTTAATCCGCTTATGCGTCTCACTCATGCGATTGCTGATCAAGCAGGTAATGTTTGGTGTGCCAACAACTGGAAACCTAATGCGTTAAATGATTTTACAACCAATCCTGGTGGGGATGGAATGGTGATATTTGTGGGGTTAGCAGCACCACTGATATCAAGATAA
- the sohB gene encoding protease SohB: MEFLSEYGLFLLKALTVVIAILLVVAGIAAINRKSKHKLEITSLNKQYEETKQRMFHDIKGKKPEKKKKKKGKEEKASLYVLDFHGDIKASEAEPLREAITAVLAVAEPKDEIVVRLESPGGAVNGYGLAASQLQRIRDKNIPLTVCIDKMAASGGYLMACVANTIIAAPFAIIGSIGVVAQLPNFHRWLKKNNIDIELLTAGEYKRTLTILGENTDKGRQKFQEDLEKIHQAFRNYVLENRPQLDIDKVATGEHWLASDAFELKLVDKLKTSDDYLTEKMAHFNVFKISVHGKKSLAEKLLKPVTKILHPWA, translated from the coding sequence ATGGAATTTCTGTCTGAATATGGTTTGTTTTTGTTAAAAGCTTTAACCGTTGTTATTGCCATACTACTTGTTGTAGCAGGTATTGCCGCGATAAATCGAAAATCTAAACATAAATTGGAAATAACCTCGCTTAATAAACAGTATGAAGAAACAAAGCAGCGAATGTTTCATGATATAAAAGGTAAGAAACCTGAAAAAAAGAAAAAGAAAAAAGGGAAGGAAGAGAAAGCGTCATTATACGTTCTTGATTTTCACGGTGATATCAAAGCAAGTGAAGCAGAACCTCTGCGAGAAGCAATTACCGCTGTTCTTGCTGTTGCTGAACCTAAAGATGAAATAGTTGTACGCCTTGAAAGTCCAGGAGGGGCTGTGAATGGCTATGGTCTTGCTGCATCTCAATTACAACGTATACGTGATAAAAATATCCCTTTAACAGTGTGTATCGACAAAATGGCTGCAAGTGGAGGTTACCTGATGGCCTGTGTAGCTAACACAATTATTGCAGCTCCCTTTGCAATTATTGGCTCTATTGGAGTTGTTGCACAATTACCTAATTTTCATCGCTGGTTAAAGAAAAATAATATCGATATCGAACTTTTAACAGCCGGTGAATATAAGCGTACACTGACTATTTTGGGAGAAAATACCGACAAAGGACGGCAAAAATTTCAGGAAGATTTAGAAAAAATTCATCAAGCTTTCAGAAATTATGTCCTCGAAAATCGTCCGCAATTGGATATTGATAAAGTAGCCACTGGTGAACATTGGTTAGCGAGTGATGCGTTTGAATTAAAGTTAGTGGATAAATTAAAAACAAGTGATGATTATCTGACAGAAAAAATGGCTCATTTTAATGTCTTCAAAATTAGTGTGCATGGTAAAAAATCACTCGCAGAAAAGTTACTTAAACCTGTGACAAAAATTCTTCATCCCTGGGCTTAA
- the ccmA gene encoding cytochrome c biogenesis heme-transporting ATPase CcmA: protein MLEVRSLCFDYQDKPLLNQVTFLLKAGQLLHLRGNNGAGKTTLLRLLAGLLYPLEGDIYFDGQSITENLGTYQQKLCFVGHRTGINPLLTVKENCFFDMHWGRQDVDFKHLLQQFGLKGLDQEICGHLSAGQRRRIGLLRLAMTNARLWLLDEPLVALDKDAIDFLMTSIENHLARGGLIVLTSHQNLPCRADYLEYGL from the coding sequence ATGCTCGAAGTCCGCTCGCTTTGCTTTGACTACCAGGATAAGCCTTTGCTTAATCAGGTAACCTTTTTATTAAAAGCAGGGCAATTATTGCATTTGCGGGGTAATAATGGGGCGGGAAAAACGACATTGTTACGATTGCTGGCAGGGCTTTTATATCCTTTGGAAGGGGATATCTATTTTGATGGGCAATCAATAACAGAAAATCTTGGCACTTATCAGCAGAAACTATGTTTTGTAGGACATAGAACAGGCATAAACCCGCTATTAACGGTCAAAGAAAACTGTTTTTTTGATATGCACTGGGGGCGACAAGACGTTGATTTTAAGCACTTGCTCCAACAGTTTGGTTTAAAGGGACTAGATCAAGAAATTTGTGGGCATTTATCGGCCGGACAGCGACGACGAATTGGCCTATTGCGTTTAGCAATGACCAATGCTCGATTGTGGTTGTTAGATGAGCCTCTAGTTGCGTTGGATAAGGATGCCATCGATTTCTTAATGACTTCTATTGAAAATCATCTTGCTCGAGGTGGCCTAATTGTGCTTACGTCCCATCAAAATTTACCTTGCCGTGCTGATTATCTGGAGTATGGTTTATGA
- the ccmB gene encoding heme exporter protein CcmB: protein MINLAILFKRQLHRELLLHLREPRLLLHASIFFLMVTVFFPLTMPPESSTMRTIAPGVVWIAMLLAMLLSSVNLFQQDYEDGVVEQWLISGYPLSLIISAKLLVHWVINLIPMLIFCPLLALLFNLSGMETLILMVSLVLGTPAILFLCGLAASFSAGKGVLMALVLLPLTVPVMIFGSGSLSAVMQGFSAQGYLAFLAAISLSAATFLPFAIAAIIRISLAD from the coding sequence ATGATTAATCTGGCTATTTTATTTAAACGCCAACTTCATCGAGAGTTGCTGTTGCATCTTCGAGAACCACGTCTTTTATTACATGCATCGATATTTTTTCTAATGGTCACAGTTTTTTTCCCGTTAACCATGCCGCCTGAGTCCTCCACCATGCGTACGATTGCGCCTGGTGTTGTATGGATTGCCATGTTATTGGCCATGTTGCTGTCTTCCGTTAATCTTTTTCAACAAGATTATGAAGATGGTGTTGTGGAGCAATGGTTAATTTCAGGATACCCATTGAGCTTGATTATTAGTGCAAAGCTGTTGGTTCATTGGGTTATTAATTTAATACCCATGTTGATTTTTTGCCCATTATTGGCGCTATTATTTAATTTATCAGGGATGGAAACGTTAATTTTAATGGTAAGTCTCGTCTTGGGAACTCCCGCTATTCTTTTTTTATGTGGACTTGCAGCTTCCTTCAGTGCAGGCAAAGGGGTGTTAATGGCGTTGGTTTTACTGCCATTAACAGTGCCTGTGATGATTTTTGGAAGCGGCTCTTTGTCGGCTGTTATGCAAGGGTTTTCAGCCCAAGGTTATTTAGCGTTTTTAGCTGCAATTTCTTTATCAGCCGCGACCTTTTTGCCCTTTGCTATTGCTGCCATCATTCGCATTAGCCTTGCTGATTAA
- the ccmC gene encoding heme ABC transporter permease CcmC: MWKFLYQLASPKAFYQRTRPWLVWFGISALICLALGIIWGLIFAPSDYQQGDAFRIIYIHVPSAFLSMALYGWMGFLAVLLLVWRIKMAGLILGLAAQVGASMAFLALVTGSIWGKPMWGTWWVWDARLTSELILLFLYIAILATKSSFQDKEQGDKIAAILTLVGLIDLPIIHYSVYWWNTLHQGSTLSVFAKPKIAAPMLYPLLLTLLGFSFYCLWVILHKARNELLLRERRQQWVQSLMENGEL, translated from the coding sequence ATGTGGAAATTTTTATACCAACTGGCTTCGCCTAAAGCATTTTACCAACGTACCAGGCCCTGGCTGGTTTGGTTTGGTATAAGTGCTTTGATATGTCTAGCCCTCGGCATAATTTGGGGATTGATTTTTGCCCCTTCTGATTATCAGCAAGGGGATGCCTTTCGTATTATTTACATTCATGTGCCCAGCGCATTTTTATCCATGGCTTTATATGGGTGGATGGGATTTCTTGCGGTGCTCTTACTCGTTTGGCGTATAAAAATGGCGGGCTTGATTTTAGGGCTTGCAGCCCAGGTCGGGGCATCTATGGCTTTTCTTGCTTTAGTCACTGGAAGTATTTGGGGAAAACCCATGTGGGGTACCTGGTGGGTTTGGGATGCGCGTTTAACGTCGGAACTGATCCTGCTTTTTTTGTATATTGCTATTTTAGCGACAAAAAGCTCATTTCAAGACAAAGAGCAGGGTGACAAAATTGCGGCAATTCTTACTTTAGTAGGTTTAATTGATTTACCAATCATTCATTATTCAGTCTATTGGTGGAACACACTCCATCAAGGGTCTACTTTATCTGTTTTTGCAAAACCTAAAATTGCTGCACCGATGCTCTATCCCTTACTGTTGACGCTGCTAGGTTTCTCTTTTTATTGTCTGTGGGTTATCTTGCATAAGGCCCGTAATGAGTTATTGCTGCGTGAGCGCAGGCAGCAATGGGTACAAAGTTTGATGGAGAATGGGGAATTATGA
- the ccmD gene encoding heme exporter protein CcmD: protein MNQVIQWWSMGGYSAYVWPAYSLAVIVLVGQAFGIRLQRARTMKRLQQWFKRQLS from the coding sequence ATGAATCAGGTTATACAATGGTGGTCCATGGGGGGATATTCTGCCTATGTATGGCCTGCTTATAGTTTGGCGGTAATTGTATTGGTTGGACAGGCTTTTGGTATACGATTGCAGCGTGCTCGAACAATGAAGCGTTTGCAGCAGTGGTTTAAGAGACAATTATCATGA